The following DNA comes from Amycolatopsis albispora.
CGGCCCGAGCATCGCGGCGAGCCCGTCCACCGCCGGGACCAGCGCCGCGAGCACGTCGTCCACCTTGCCCGCGACCCGCGCGGTCGTGCCGTGCGCCGGCACCGCCGGGCGGCGCAGCCGGGACAGCGTCAACCGCAGCGCTTCGGCCGCACCGGCGTGCGTGGAGGCGTGCGGGGACAGGCGGACGTGCTCGGGCCGCACGGTCGCGGTGATCCCGTCCGCGGTCAGCGCCGCGCCGACCCGCTCGCTCGGCACGTCGCCGAGGGTGAACGCCAGGATGCCGCCGCGGCGGTCGGTCGCCGAGACGATTTCCCCGCCACACGACCGGATCACCTCCTCCAGCTCCCCGACCCGCTCGGCGATCCGCGCCTCGATCGCGGCGACCCCGGCCTCTTCGACCAGTTCCAGCGCGGCGGCGAAGGCACCCGAGGTGACCGGGCTCAGGTTGCTGATCGACCACGAGGCCGCGGTGTCCGCCGCCGGGTGGATCTCGTCGTCGAACAACCCCGGATCACGGGCTCCGGTCCACCCGGACAGCAGCGGCTCCATGCGTTCGCGCGCGCGGTCCGACAACACGGCGAAGCCGGTGCCCCAGCCCGCCCGCAGCCACTTCTGACCGCCCGCGACCAGGACGTCGGCCACTTCCCACGGCGCCTCGACCACCCCGAAGCCCTGGATCCCGTCCACCACGAGCAACCGGTCGCCGACGACCTCCCGCAGCGCACCGAGATCCGCGCGGTAGCCGGTGCGGAAGTCCACCGCGCTCACCGAAACCACGGTGATCTCCGGCGTCAGCGCGGCCGCGACCGCCTCGGGCGTGACGTGCCCGGCGGGCAGCCAGCGCACCTTCGCCCGGCCGCCCTGCTCCGCGCGGGCCCACGGATAGGTGTTCGCCGGGAACTCACTCGCCGAGACCAGCACCTCACCGGTGGCGTTGAACGCCGCCTGGAACAGGCCGGTGCTGGTGTTCGGCACCAGCACCACGTGGTCGGTGTCGGTGCCGCACAACCGCGCCACCGCCGCCTTCGCCCGGACCTCCTGCAGCATCAGGTCGTCCACAGTGGACTGCCCGGCCTTGACCGAGCGGTCCAGCAGGGTGGCCGTGGTGTCCAGCACCGCGTGCGACGGCGGGCCGAAGCGGGCGAAGTCCAGGTAGCCGGGCGTCTCGTCGAACTGGACCAGGTACCGCGCGGAAATCCGGTTCACGGCAGCACCCGCGCCAGGAACTGGCGGGTGCGCTGCTCCCGCGGATCGCCCAGCACCCGCGCGGGCGGCCCGGTTTCCACCACCGCGCCGTCCGCCATGAACACCACCTCGTCGGCGGCTTCCTTGGCGAAGGCCATTTCGTGTGTCACCACCAGCATGGTCATCCCGTCCTCGGCCAGCCCGCGCATCACCTCGAGCACCTCCCCCACCAGCTCCGGGTCGAGTGCGGAGGTCGGCTCGTCGAACAGCATCAGCTTGGGCCGCATGGCCAGCGCCCGCGCGATCGCGACGCGCTGCTGCTGCCCGCCGGAGAGCTGGGCCGGGTAGTCACCGGCGCGATCGGCGAGGCCGACGCGGTCGAGCAGCGCCATCGCGGTCTCCCGCGCCTGGTCCGGTTCGATCCCGCGCACCCGCACCGGTCCCTCCACCACGTTCTGCAGCACGCTGCGGTGCGCGAACAGGTTGAACCGCTGGAACACCATGCCGATGTCGCGGCGCTGCTTGGCCACTTCGCGTTCACGCAGCTCGTACAGCTTGCCGTGGCGCTCGCGGAAACCGATCGGCTCGCCGTCGACCCAGACCTGGCCGCCGTCGATCGGCTCGAGGTGGTTGACGCAGCGCAGGAACGTGCTCTTGCCCGCGCCGGACGGGCCGAGCAGGCAGACCACCTGTCCTTTCCGGACGGACAGGTCGATCCCGCGCAGCACCTCGGCCGAGCCGAAGCGTTTGCGCACGCCGACCGCGCGCAGCAACGGGTCCTCAGATGGCATCTTTCCCCCTCCGCAGCGGCACCGTGCGCAACGCGCGCGCCGCCCGTGACCACGGCCCCGCCGCGACGCCCGCCCGGTCGGCGGCGCCGAACGCCCGTTCCAGGTAGTGCTGCCCGATCCCGGCGACGGTGACCACCACCATGTACCAGATCGCGGCCGCCAGCAGGGTCTCCATCACCAGCAGGTTGTTCGACGAGATGTTGTTCGAGGCGTGGATCAGCTCGGTCACCCCGATCACCGAGGCCATCGAGGTCGCCTTGAGCATGTTGATGAAGTCGTTGCCGGTGGGCGGGATGATCACCCGCATCGCCTGCGGCAGCACCACCCGGCGCAGTGTGGTGGCCGGGGTCATGCCGATCGCCTTGGCCGCCTCGGTCTGCCCGCCGTCCACGCTGTTCAGCCCGGCGCGCACGATCTCGGCCATGTACGCGCTTTCATTCAGCGTCAACCCGAGCAGGGCCGCGACGAACGCGCTGACCAGCACGTTGGTCGGCTCGTGCAGCAGGTAGCCGCCGCCGAACGGCAGCGGGATCGAGATGAACTCGAACACCAGCGCCAGGTTGTACCAGATGAGGATCTGCAGCAGCACCGGCAAACCGCGGAACAGCCAGATGTAGACCACCGCGAACCAGCGGGCCACCGGGTTCGCCGAGCGGCGCATCAGCGCGACCACGATGCCGAGCACGATCGCCAGCCCCTGCGAGACCACCGCCAGCAGCACGGTGTTCAGCAGGCCGACGGCCATCACCCGGTACCAGAGGAACTCCGGCACCGACTCGTAGTCGATCTTCGCCTGGGCCAGCGCCACGCCGAGCGCCGCGAGCAGCGCCAGGATGACCGCGCCGCTGACCCACCGGCCCCAGTGGCGGAGCCGGACGATCGGCAGCTCAGGAGCCGCCATTGAGCTTCACCTCGCCGACCGCGCCCTGCTCCACGCCCCAGGCGCGCAGGATCTCGTTGTAGGTGCCGTCGGTGACCAGCGCCTGCAGCGCCTTTTGCACGCTCTGCGCGAGTCCGGCGTTGCCCTTGTTCACGCCGATGCCGTACGGGCCGCCGTTGATCGGCTCGCCGGGGATCACCTCGAAGAACTGGCCCTCACCGGCGGTCTTCGAGATGTAGACCGCGCTCGGCAGGTCGTTGAGCACCGCGGCCACCCGGCCGGTGCGCAGCTGGTTCTGGTTCTGGGTGTCGCTGTCGGTGGCGGTGACGGTGATCTCGGGCTTGCCGCCCTGCTTGCACCGCTCGCTCTGCTCGGTGGCGTACTTCTGGTGGCTGGTGCCCTGCACCACGGCGACGGCCTTGCCGCACAGGGTTTCCGGGCCGTTCACCCCGTCCGGATTGCCCTTGCGGACCATGATCGTGATGCCGGAGGTGAAGTAGTCGACGAAGTCGATCTGCTGCTGGCGCTCGGCGGTGTCGTTCATCGCCGCCATGGTCAGGTCGATCCGGCCGGACTGGAGGCTGGTGATCAGCGAGCTGAACGCCATGTCCTGGTGGGCGACGGTGAGCCCGAGCTTGGCGCCGATCGCCTTGGCCAGGTCCACCTCGTAGCCGACCGGGGTCTTGCCGTCGGCGGCGTAGAAGTTGTTCGGCGCGGACTGCAGGTAGGAGCCCATCCGCAGGACGCCTGCCTGCTTGACCGGGGCCGGTAGCCCGGCGTTGAGCTGCTCGTCCTTGGTGATCTTGGCCAGCACGGGCGCGGTGTCCGGCACGCCGGCCGACACCCCGCCGCCGGGCTGCTGGGCCGGTCCACCACCGGCACCGTCCGGCCCGCCACCGCAGGCGGTCAGAGCGAGCGCGAGCAGTGCGAACGCAGGCACAAGTTTTCGAGCGGGCATGGGCCACCTCCGCGACCAGGGGAAATGCTGGAGCAGGACGCTACAACTCGTTGTTGAAGCCGTCAACTATGAGTTGAAATTTCTGCTGACTGCCCTGGCGGGTTGCCTGAGGGTGACCGAGGGTCGCGTAAGTTCTGACCGCGGGGCTCAGCTGTGTTGGCTCCGGATGGCGCAAGGCCAGGCGCGTTGGCACCTGCCGCATTGGTTCCGGTCGCGCAGGCCACCCACGGCGGCTCAGCTGCGGCGGTTTGGCTGCCGCTGCATCGATTCCCGTCGCATTGCTTCCCGGGGCGCAGACTCACCCGCGGCGGCTTGGCTGCGGCGGGTCAGCCGCGCAGGTCTGGCCGCATACGTTCGGTCGCGCAGGCCTAGCCGCATCGTCCTGGTTGCGCAGGGGCTGGCAAATGTCCCGGCCCGGTCGCAGCTATAGGGGGCGCGCAGTTTGGCCGCACGCCTCGCGTCGCGCGACCCTCTGCGGAGCCGAACTGTGGCGGATGCGGAGCCGCGGCATCGGCGCGCTCCGAGCGCTCAGGCGCGCGGAACCAACGGCGAACTCAGTCGATCGCGCCCTCCCGTCGGGTGCAGGACGTCACGGGCGGGCGCGCCGACGAACCGCGGCGGCGCCAGTCCTCGAGTACCAGGTGGACCAGCCGCCGTGCCTGTACCGGGATCTCCACCGGCGGCTCCGGCTCACCGTCGACCGCGGCGAACTCCCAGTTCGCCAGCCCGCCGCCAATGATTTCGGCGTAGCGTTCGGCGGCCAGCCTGCTGCGGAACCGCACCCGCTGACTGGTGATCCGGCTGGTGATCTCAACCGCCATGACGCCCCTCCTGAAGCTGGAGCCGGCCCCGATCTTCCCCATCGGAGCCGGCCCGTCCAGTAGAACACATGTTCGATCGAGATGCGAGCCCCGGGGGTGGCCACTGTGCACGTCCGGTCGTGGCACGCCGCCTACCGCGGGCTCCTGCCCGGCGACTACCTCGACGGACTCCGCCCTGAGGGCCGCGCGGCGAGCTACACCTTCGGCAACCCCACTGGAGCCGGGGACACGTGCTTGTCGGCAACGACCTCGCCCAGCGCTTCTACCGCACCGACGGCGCCCCGCGGACGAACCGGATGTTCGAGGCGTCCGTCAACGAGGTTCGTTTCCGCCGGGAGTTGCCGCACATCGCGGAGCAGGCTCTGGTTGCGGTCCGGTGGCAGCTGCGCCCAGTCGATGAAGTGGATGGCCAGGTCCCGCTGCGTTGTTCCCCTTGCGCAGCAAGGAGGTCACGTCACCGTACTTGCCGTTCGCCACCAGCCCGGCCAGCACCGTGGACCCGGCGGGCGCCGGTGGTGTGGCGGCCAGGGCCGTCAGGAGTGGGACGAGCACCGCGATCGCGGCGAGCAACTTCGGCGTGCGGCGCATGGCTGCTCCCGGGGGAATGGTCCAAACCACCCTGGAACACTTTCCGATTTCCGGGCAAGGGACCGCTGGGGCTACCCTTCGCAGGCGTGACGATGCCCGAGGAGCCCGCCGAGCCCGAGTACCGCCAACGCCGCTTCACCGCCCCGCCGGG
Coding sequences within:
- a CDS encoding ABC transporter substrate-binding protein → MPARKLVPAFALLALALTACGGGPDGAGGGPAQQPGGGVSAGVPDTAPVLAKITKDEQLNAGLPAPVKQAGVLRMGSYLQSAPNNFYAADGKTPVGYEVDLAKAIGAKLGLTVAHQDMAFSSLITSLQSGRIDLTMAAMNDTAERQQQIDFVDYFTSGITIMVRKGNPDGVNGPETLCGKAVAVVQGTSHQKYATEQSERCKQGGKPEITVTATDSDTQNQNQLRTGRVAAVLNDLPSAVYISKTAGEGQFFEVIPGEPINGGPYGIGVNKGNAGLAQSVQKALQALVTDGTYNEILRAWGVEQGAVGEVKLNGGS
- a CDS encoding amino acid ABC transporter permease; the protein is MAAPELPIVRLRHWGRWVSGAVILALLAALGVALAQAKIDYESVPEFLWYRVMAVGLLNTVLLAVVSQGLAIVLGIVVALMRRSANPVARWFAVVYIWLFRGLPVLLQILIWYNLALVFEFISIPLPFGGGYLLHEPTNVLVSAFVAALLGLTLNESAYMAEIVRAGLNSVDGGQTEAAKAIGMTPATTLRRVVLPQAMRVIIPPTGNDFINMLKATSMASVIGVTELIHASNNISSNNLLVMETLLAAAIWYMVVVTVAGIGQHYLERAFGAADRAGVAAGPWSRAARALRTVPLRRGKDAI
- a CDS encoding amino acid ABC transporter ATP-binding protein, which gives rise to MPSEDPLLRAVGVRKRFGSAEVLRGIDLSVRKGQVVCLLGPSGAGKSTFLRCVNHLEPIDGGQVWVDGEPIGFRERHGKLYELREREVAKQRRDIGMVFQRFNLFAHRSVLQNVVEGPVRVRGIEPDQARETAMALLDRVGLADRAGDYPAQLSGGQQQRVAIARALAMRPKLMLFDEPTSALDPELVGEVLEVMRGLAEDGMTMLVVTHEMAFAKEAADEVVFMADGAVVETGPPARVLGDPREQRTRQFLARVLP
- a CDS encoding aminotransferase class V-fold PLP-dependent enzyme codes for the protein MNRISARYLVQFDETPGYLDFARFGPPSHAVLDTTATLLDRSVKAGQSTVDDLMLQEVRAKAAVARLCGTDTDHVVLVPNTSTGLFQAAFNATGEVLVSASEFPANTYPWARAEQGGRAKVRWLPAGHVTPEAVAAALTPEITVVSVSAVDFRTGYRADLGALREVVGDRLLVVDGIQGFGVVEAPWEVADVLVAGGQKWLRAGWGTGFAVLSDRARERMEPLLSGWTGARDPGLFDDEIHPAADTAASWSISNLSPVTSGAFAAALELVEEAGVAAIEARIAERVGELEEVIRSCGGEIVSATDRRGGILAFTLGDVPSERVGAALTADGITATVRPEHVRLSPHASTHAGAAEALRLTLSRLRRPAVPAHGTTARVAGKVDDVLAALVPAVDGLAAMLGPGNEVVLHDLSRLPDSIVAIAGGLTGRDAGGPMTDLLLGLVRRGTTQDLINYETHGPDGRPIRSSTMFLRDADGTAIGCLCVNSETTGADDTAAVRRESFPPDVDSLQRFLIERAVEKVAIPVELMKKPHKAAVVRELDEAGFFLIKDSVDFLAAELEVTRYTIYNYLNETRK